In Gemmata obscuriglobus, a single genomic region encodes these proteins:
- a CDS encoding TIGR02996 domain-containing protein, whose protein sequence is MLSDRDALLAAIRAHPDEDTPRLAYADWLDEHGDAARAEFIRAQCELAAAADEYGGSHAMYEFLRDRYHHGLLTTDWSRIDAGVHRLVSLERRANELLDRHRGAWEPPPGGSARVRWADRYDDATRLNGFARGFPHRLALDEPTNVKSAARRLQEVPPVTLVAHHGFSAKTVERLAEVGLTGWVTGLDLRGGCADGLRAFGHLPAAGFVRRLTIRYTDVAATVAALADAPHWTGLRELDLSETEVRAEALEGLLAAGRLGGLRRLRLRGGYDWRPDHVRALLAADLSALNSLRLTHCNLDDESAELLARAPALAGLRDLDLAHNRIHGPGATALLCSPHLRGVAYLGLDFNPLSGLDAGRLEAAPAAALRLLNCHGARLRTADVRALVRCPRVRTVWYLDLDDNGLGVQGVRELVRGCGRWCPPLLWLIRNRIDDRSAELLANWKGASGLVALHVKYNPRLTDTGLKQLLASPHLAGLGALGASPSGARAKAQLRARFKHGEEY, encoded by the coding sequence ATGCTGTCCGATCGCGACGCGTTGCTGGCCGCCATCCGCGCGCACCCGGATGAGGACACGCCACGGCTCGCGTACGCCGACTGGCTCGACGAGCACGGGGACGCCGCCCGGGCCGAGTTCATTCGGGCTCAGTGCGAGCTGGCCGCCGCGGCAGACGAATACGGCGGCAGCCACGCGATGTACGAGTTCCTTCGCGACCGCTATCACCACGGGCTGCTCACCACCGACTGGTCCCGCATCGACGCCGGCGTCCACCGGCTCGTGAGCCTCGAAAGGCGGGCCAACGAGCTGCTGGACCGCCACCGCGGCGCGTGGGAGCCGCCGCCGGGCGGGTCGGCCCGGGTGCGGTGGGCCGATCGGTACGACGACGCGACACGGCTGAACGGGTTCGCGCGCGGGTTCCCGCACCGGTTAGCACTCGACGAGCCGACGAACGTTAAGAGCGCCGCGCGGCGTCTCCAGGAGGTGCCGCCCGTCACGCTCGTGGCGCACCACGGGTTCTCGGCCAAAACGGTGGAGCGGCTCGCCGAGGTCGGGCTGACGGGTTGGGTCACCGGGCTGGACCTGCGCGGCGGCTGCGCGGACGGGCTGCGTGCGTTCGGGCACCTGCCGGCGGCCGGGTTCGTGCGCCGGCTCACGATCCGCTACACAGATGTGGCGGCTACCGTCGCCGCGCTCGCCGACGCCCCGCACTGGACCGGCCTTCGCGAACTTGATCTGTCGGAAACCGAGGTGCGTGCCGAAGCGCTCGAAGGGCTCCTGGCGGCGGGGCGGCTCGGCGGACTGCGCCGGCTCCGGCTCCGCGGCGGGTACGACTGGCGTCCCGATCACGTTCGCGCGCTCCTCGCCGCCGACCTGTCCGCCCTCAACTCGCTCCGGCTGACGCACTGCAACCTCGACGACGAGTCGGCCGAACTGCTCGCGCGGGCGCCGGCCCTGGCGGGCCTCCGCGACCTCGATCTGGCGCACAACCGCATCCACGGCCCCGGCGCCACGGCGCTACTGTGCTCGCCCCACCTCCGCGGGGTGGCGTACCTCGGGCTCGATTTCAACCCGCTCTCGGGGCTCGACGCCGGGCGGCTCGAAGCGGCCCCCGCCGCGGCCCTGCGGCTGCTGAACTGTCACGGCGCGCGGCTCCGGACCGCGGACGTGCGCGCCCTGGTCCGGTGCCCGCGGGTGCGCACCGTCTGGTACCTGGACCTCGACGACAACGGCCTGGGCGTGCAGGGGGTGCGCGAGCTGGTGCGCGGGTGCGGGCGGTGGTGCCCGCCGCTCCTGTGGCTGATCCGCAACCGCATCGACGACCGCTCGGCCGAACTGCTGGCCAACTGGAAGGGCGCGTCCGGGTTGGTAGCGCTGCACGTGAAGTACAACCCCCGGCTCACCGACACCGGGCTCAAACAGTTGCTCGCCAGCCCGCACCTGGCGGGCCTGGGGGCGCTCGGCGCCTCGCCGAGCGGCGCGCGAGCAAAGGCCCAGTTGCGAGCGCGGTTCAAGCACGGAGAGGAGTACTGA
- a CDS encoding AI-2E family transporter, with the protein MSAHDPTHDTSQFPRWRAPDTLRTVAFVLMGAAAGWYLMLQLASVLRPLLVAVLLAYVLMPYHSRLRKQVGTPASIAILAGGTAAALVGLAFITSASVLALRDDLPQLTQRADDLFVTLERGVSAHAPWVSRNDTRPMRVQATEQIGLVVRLIVAGVATAMIEAGVVGLYLLFLLLEGTQLPARVRRAYPKERAEQILQVAGEVNAAVISYLKAKVKSSFFLAAPVGAVLWATGVNFSLLWAVLTFLCNFIPYIGTVVAYSLPVGFAFLWFGPSWEPFAAAALLLVWHGASASVIEPMILGSAVGISPLVILGSLAFWGLLWGVPGMFLAVPLTAVLTIVMEHFEQTRALAKLLKGG; encoded by the coding sequence ATGTCCGCGCACGACCCGACCCATGACACCTCGCAGTTCCCGCGCTGGCGCGCGCCCGACACGCTCCGCACGGTCGCGTTCGTGCTGATGGGCGCGGCCGCGGGGTGGTACCTGATGCTCCAGCTCGCGTCCGTACTGCGGCCGTTGCTGGTTGCGGTGCTCCTCGCGTACGTGCTGATGCCGTACCACTCCCGGTTGCGGAAACAGGTCGGCACGCCGGCGTCGATCGCGATCCTCGCGGGCGGCACCGCCGCCGCGCTGGTCGGCCTGGCGTTCATCACCTCCGCGAGCGTGCTCGCCCTTCGCGACGACTTGCCCCAACTGACGCAGCGCGCCGACGACCTGTTCGTGACCCTCGAGCGCGGCGTTTCGGCGCACGCCCCGTGGGTGTCGCGCAACGACACCCGGCCCATGCGGGTGCAGGCCACCGAGCAGATCGGGCTGGTGGTGCGGCTGATCGTCGCCGGCGTCGCGACCGCGATGATCGAGGCGGGTGTGGTGGGGCTGTACCTGCTGTTCCTGCTGCTCGAGGGCACGCAACTCCCGGCCCGGGTACGCCGCGCGTACCCGAAGGAGCGGGCGGAGCAGATCCTCCAGGTCGCCGGTGAGGTCAACGCCGCGGTCATCAGCTACCTGAAGGCGAAGGTGAAGTCGAGCTTCTTTCTGGCGGCCCCGGTCGGCGCGGTGCTGTGGGCCACGGGGGTGAATTTCTCGCTCCTGTGGGCGGTGCTCACGTTCCTGTGCAACTTCATCCCGTACATCGGCACGGTGGTCGCTTACTCGCTGCCGGTGGGGTTCGCGTTCCTGTGGTTCGGGCCGTCGTGGGAGCCGTTCGCGGCGGCGGCGCTGCTGCTCGTGTGGCACGGGGCGTCGGCGTCGGTGATCGAGCCGATGATTCTGGGCAGCGCGGTCGGCATCAGCCCGCTGGTGATCCTCGGCTCGCTCGCGTTCTGGGGCCTGCTGTGGGGCGTCCCGGGCATGTTTCTGGCGGTCCCGCTGACGGCGGTGCTGACCATCGTGATGGAGCACTTCGAGCAGACGCGGGCGCTGGCCAAGCTCCTCAAAGGCGGGTGA
- a CDS encoding low molecular weight protein tyrosine phosphatase family protein gives MNALFVCEGNRHRSPTAARLYANTPGLKTKSAGLSSLARVELTEELLAWADTIFVMERRLEKLIRRRFALEVGDKPLVCLAIPDDYQFMQPELLAVLSERLTPHLGAPA, from the coding sequence GTGAACGCTCTGTTCGTCTGCGAGGGAAACCGGCACCGCAGCCCGACCGCCGCTCGGTTGTACGCGAACACGCCTGGACTCAAGACCAAATCAGCGGGCCTTTCATCGCTGGCGCGAGTCGAACTCACTGAAGAATTGCTTGCCTGGGCCGACACCATTTTCGTGATGGAAAGGCGCCTCGAAAAGCTCATTCGCCGCCGGTTCGCGTTGGAAGTCGGCGACAAGCCACTCGTCTGTCTTGCGATTCCCGACGATTACCAGTTCATGCAGCCCGAGTTGCTCGCGGTTCTTTCCGAAAGGCTCACTCCGCACCTTGGTGCTCCTGCGTGA
- a CDS encoding alpha/beta hydrolase family protein — MRLSLASLGLLLMSAIATPADFPPPDKLPSAAEFPDVLTARDGTKVTTRKEWEEKRRPELKALFEHYMYGRFPEKPKQVTAKVLFEDAKALDGKGTLREVELTFGPPEWPKIYLLVATPNDKTPAACFVGPNFGGNHLLTPHEKVRVPTAWVPANYPGVEKGTNKATAAGRGKQADTWPLRQVVEKGYAVATFYCGDVQPDRPNVREGMRATLPPAEGGAPGDETATVMWWAWGCHRAVDFLVTDKAIDPKRLAVVGHSRLGKTALLAGAFDDRIAVVIPHQSGCGGAGPSRSKNPKAEPVKRITTVFPHWFCGHFSAFGDDTTKLPFDQHGLIAICAPRPVLLTNAEDDQWANPPGQFDMLAAAAPVYKLYGDDRPVAAKVPEQGKLSDERLGYFIRAGKHAMTPDDWKVYVQFADKWLR; from the coding sequence ATGCGACTCTCCCTCGCGAGCCTCGGCCTTCTCCTCATGAGCGCGATTGCCACCCCTGCCGATTTCCCGCCGCCGGACAAACTTCCCTCGGCGGCGGAGTTTCCGGACGTTCTCACCGCGCGCGACGGGACCAAGGTCACCACGCGAAAGGAGTGGGAAGAGAAACGCCGCCCCGAGCTGAAGGCGCTGTTCGAGCACTACATGTACGGCCGGTTCCCGGAAAAGCCCAAGCAGGTGACCGCGAAGGTGCTGTTCGAGGACGCGAAGGCGCTCGACGGTAAGGGGACGCTCCGCGAGGTGGAGCTGACGTTCGGCCCGCCCGAGTGGCCGAAAATCTACCTCCTCGTCGCGACGCCGAACGACAAAACGCCGGCGGCGTGCTTCGTAGGGCCGAACTTCGGCGGCAACCATCTGCTCACGCCGCACGAAAAGGTCCGCGTCCCAACGGCGTGGGTGCCGGCGAACTACCCCGGCGTCGAGAAGGGCACGAACAAGGCGACCGCGGCGGGCCGCGGGAAGCAGGCCGACACGTGGCCGCTCCGGCAGGTCGTGGAGAAGGGGTACGCGGTCGCGACGTTCTACTGCGGCGACGTTCAGCCGGACCGCCCGAACGTGCGCGAAGGGATGCGCGCGACGCTCCCGCCCGCGGAGGGCGGGGCGCCCGGCGACGAGACCGCGACGGTCATGTGGTGGGCCTGGGGCTGCCACCGGGCGGTGGACTTCCTCGTTACGGACAAGGCCATCGACCCGAAGCGGCTGGCGGTGGTGGGGCACTCGCGCCTGGGCAAAACGGCGCTGCTGGCCGGTGCGTTCGACGACCGCATCGCGGTGGTGATCCCGCACCAGTCGGGGTGCGGCGGCGCCGGGCCGAGCCGGAGCAAGAACCCAAAGGCCGAGCCGGTGAAGCGCATCACGACCGTGTTCCCGCATTGGTTCTGCGGGCACTTTAGCGCGTTCGGCGACGACACCACGAAGTTACCGTTCGACCAGCACGGCCTGATCGCGATCTGCGCCCCGCGCCCGGTGCTGCTCACGAACGCCGAAGACGACCAGTGGGCCAACCCGCCGGGTCAGTTCGACATGCTGGCCGCCGCGGCCCCGGTGTACAAGCTGTACGGCGACGACCGGCCCGTTGCAGCGAAGGTGCCCGAGCAGGGCAAGCTGAGCGACGAGCGGCTGGGCTACTTCATCCGCGCCGGCAAGCACGCGATGACGCCCGACGACTGGAAGGTGTACGTGCAGTTCGCCGACAAGTGGCTCCGCTGA